In Mycetocola zhujimingii, one DNA window encodes the following:
- a CDS encoding FmdB family zinc ribbon protein, with the protein MPTYSYKCTVCDTAFDIQQSFTDDSLTECPECAGRLRKLYSAVGVSFTGSGFYRNDSRASGSRESSGSSSSSGKKDGAGSKDSAGATKEKVSSSPASGSAGSSNAGSAATAS; encoded by the coding sequence ATGCCCACATATTCATACAAGTGCACTGTCTGTGACACCGCCTTTGACATCCAGCAGTCATTCACCGACGATTCGCTCACTGAGTGCCCGGAATGCGCTGGCAGGCTGCGCAAGCTGTACAGCGCGGTCGGGGTATCGTTCACCGGTTCAGGGTTCTATCGCAACGATTCCCGCGCTTCGGGGTCCAGGGAGTCGTCCGGGTCGAGCTCGTCCAGCGGAAAAAAGGACGGTGCTGGCTCGAAGGACTCTGCCGGTGCCACGAAGGAAAAGGTATCGTCGTCGCCTGCCAGCGGTTCCGCCGGATCGTCGAACGCCGGTAGCGCCGCCACCGCTTCGTGA
- the mscL gene encoding large conductance mechanosensitive channel protein MscL produces the protein MGDKLLKGFKDFIMRGNVIDLAVAVVIGAAFTAVVNSIVERIFNPLIGALFQADSLDNALIVSVGDAKLQFGAVIGAIISFLIIAAVVYFVFVLPINTMKERAEAKRKAGIVEEKAPVTEIDVLTEIRDLLARSNLKE, from the coding sequence ATGGGGGATAAATTGCTCAAGGGATTCAAAGACTTCATCATGCGGGGCAATGTCATCGACCTTGCCGTCGCCGTCGTCATCGGAGCCGCGTTCACCGCTGTCGTCAACTCGATCGTCGAGCGCATCTTCAACCCGCTGATCGGGGCTCTGTTCCAGGCCGACAGCCTCGACAACGCGCTCATCGTCTCGGTTGGCGATGCGAAGCTGCAATTCGGCGCGGTTATCGGCGCAATTATCAGCTTCCTGATCATCGCGGCCGTGGTGTACTTCGTCTTCGTGCTGCCGATCAACACCATGAAGGAACGCGCCGAGGCCAAGCGCAAGGCCGGCATCGTCGAAGAGAAGGCCCCGGTCACAGAGATCGACGTCCTCACCGAGATTCGCGACCTGCTGGCCAGGAGCAACCTCAAGGAGTAG